One Lachnospiraceae bacterium C1.1 genomic region harbors:
- a CDS encoding insulinase family protein: MRKIEDLTTYRLIKKENIPDLNSMGYLLEHVKTGAKVMLLENDDKNKVFTIGFRTPPFDSTGTPHILEHSVLCGSKKFPVKDPFLELAKGSLNTFLNAMTYPDKTVYPIASVNDKDFQNLMDVYLDAVFHPNIYSREEIFRQEGWHYEMENADSPLTINGVVYNEMKGAFSSPDDVLSRFILNSLYPDTQYAVESGGDPDVIPELSYEKFLSMHSKYYHPSNSYIYLYGNCDMVEKLEWIDKEYLSEYDKIEIDSSIKVQAPFDSMKTVEKDYSIAADESTEHNTFLSWNVSIGNNLDKINYLAFQILEYALLDVPGAPLMQALLDEGIGSDIDGSYDNGIYQPYFSVIARKADYEQKDKFLQTIRKVLEEQVKNGIDKKALRAGINSFEFRYREADFGHYPKGLMYGLQSFDSWLYDSNEPFIHIAENDTFAELKKRVDSGWFEELIQKYLLDNNFTSMVILKPVKGLTEKHDAEVAAKLADYKNSLSADEINKIVEETAALKAYQDEPSSQEELESIPMLTIDDIEKSAEKFDNSPMTEDGTLFLHHDIFTNGIAYLGLMFKTDGIPSELTPYLGIFKNLLCQIDTENYSYSDLNNEINLESGGVNFSISTYSDIKNDGKFISTFEARGKFLEDKLGFAFEIIPEILFKSKFDDKKRIKESLLMLKSRMASSMISAGHSTAVARADSYFSATSKYIDEVNGITFYDCVSDYADNFDDKYEELVEKINRVKEILFHKDNLMVDFTGSKDGFKFISEKAAEFKNNLSSEKGERDNWVFKPENKNEGFKTASQVQYVAKAANFKKYGLPYNGALKVLQVMMGYDYLWMNIRVKGGAYGCMSGFTRSGDSYMVSYRDPHLTETIDIYNGAADYLKEYDASERDMTKYVIGAISNMDTPLNPKARGLRSLSAYLGNYTFEDVQKERDEVLSCNVETIRSLAPYAAAIRDSEVVVAVGSEEKIRNNEDIFKSTRTLA, translated from the coding sequence ATGCGTAAAATAGAAGATTTAACGACATATAGACTTATTAAAAAAGAGAATATCCCGGACCTTAATTCTATGGGCTATCTTTTGGAGCATGTAAAAACCGGTGCAAAGGTAATGCTTCTTGAAAATGATGATAAAAACAAAGTATTTACGATAGGATTTCGAACACCTCCTTTTGATTCTACAGGTACTCCGCATATTCTTGAGCATTCTGTACTTTGCGGATCAAAGAAATTCCCGGTGAAGGATCCTTTTCTTGAGCTTGCAAAGGGTTCATTGAATACTTTTCTTAATGCAATGACATATCCAGATAAAACAGTCTATCCGATAGCATCTGTCAATGACAAGGATTTCCAGAATCTTATGGATGTCTATCTCGATGCTGTTTTTCATCCGAATATTTATAGCAGAGAAGAGATCTTCAGGCAGGAGGGATGGCATTATGAAATGGAGAATGCTGATTCTCCGCTTACCATTAATGGAGTTGTTTACAATGAAATGAAGGGAGCTTTTTCTTCTCCTGATGACGTTTTATCGAGATTTATCTTAAACTCACTTTATCCCGATACACAGTATGCGGTAGAGTCAGGTGGAGATCCGGATGTTATACCTGAGCTTAGCTATGAAAAATTTCTTTCTATGCATTCAAAATATTATCATCCGTCAAATTCCTACATTTATCTGTATGGAAATTGCGATATGGTTGAAAAACTTGAATGGATTGATAAGGAATATCTCTCTGAGTATGACAAAATTGAGATTGACAGCTCTATAAAAGTGCAGGCTCCTTTTGATTCAATGAAAACAGTTGAAAAGGATTATTCGATAGCTGCTGATGAATCGACAGAGCATAATACCTTCCTTTCATGGAATGTTTCAATTGGAAATAACCTTGATAAGATTAATTATCTTGCCTTCCAGATCCTTGAGTATGCGCTGCTTGATGTTCCGGGAGCACCGCTTATGCAGGCACTGCTTGATGAGGGCATTGGCTCTGACATTGACGGAAGCTATGATAATGGTATTTATCAGCCTTATTTCTCTGTTATCGCCAGAAAAGCAGATTATGAGCAGAAGGATAAATTCCTTCAGACTATCAGAAAAGTCCTTGAGGAACAGGTTAAAAACGGTATTGATAAAAAGGCTCTTCGTGCTGGGATCAATTCATTTGAATTCAGATACCGCGAGGCAGACTTTGGACATTATCCGAAGGGACTTATGTATGGTCTTCAGTCATTTGACAGCTGGCTTTATGATTCAAACGAACCATTTATCCATATTGCAGAGAATGACACTTTTGCAGAGCTTAAGAAGAGAGTTGATAGTGGCTGGTTCGAAGAACTGATCCAGAAATATCTTCTTGATAACAACTTTACATCGATGGTAATCCTTAAGCCTGTAAAGGGGCTTACAGAGAAACATGATGCTGAAGTTGCCGCAAAGCTTGCTGATTACAAAAATTCACTTTCAGCTGATGAGATCAATAAAATTGTAGAAGAGACTGCAGCTCTTAAGGCTTATCAGGATGAGCCAAGCAGCCAGGAAGAGCTTGAATCTATTCCTATGCTTACTATCGATGATATTGAAAAGTCAGCAGAAAAATTCGATAACAGTCCGATGACAGAGGATGGAACTCTTTTCCTTCATCATGATATATTTACCAATGGTATAGCTTATCTTGGATTAATGTTTAAGACAGATGGCATTCCTTCTGAGCTCACACCATATCTTGGTATATTTAAGAATCTTCTCTGTCAGATAGATACAGAAAATTACAGCTATAGTGACCTTAATAATGAGATCAATTTAGAAAGCGGAGGAGTAAATTTCTCTATCAGCACATACTCAGATATAAAAAATGATGGAAAATTTATTTCTACTTTTGAGGCAAGAGGAAAGTTTTTAGAGGATAAGCTTGGATTTGCTTTTGAGATCATTCCGGAAATTCTTTTTAAATCAAAATTTGATGATAAAAAGAGAATAAAAGAATCTCTCTTAATGCTTAAGAGCAGAATGGCATCTTCAATGATCTCAGCCGGACATTCTACAGCGGTTGCCAGAGCTGATTCGTATTTTTCAGCAACTTCTAAATATATAGATGAAGTAAATGGTATAACTTTCTATGATTGTGTATCCGATTATGCGGATAATTTTGATGACAAATATGAGGAGCTCGTCGAAAAAATCAATCGTGTAAAAGAAATTCTTTTCCATAAAGATAATCTAATGGTTGATTTTACAGGTTCAAAGGATGGATTCAAATTCATTTCCGAAAAGGCTGCAGAATTTAAGAATAATTTGTCATCTGAAAAAGGTGAACGCGATAACTGGGTATTTAAGCCTGAGAATAAAAATGAAGGCTTTAAGACAGCTTCACAGGTTCAGTATGTTGCAAAGGCTGCTAATTTTAAAAAGTACGGCCTGCCGTATAACGGTGCCTTAAAAGTTCTTCAGGTTATGATGGGATATGATTATCTCTGGATGAACATCAGAGTTAAAGGCGGAGCATATGGATGTATGAGCGGCTTTACAAGATCCGGTGATAGTTACATGGTATCCTACAGAGACCCGCATCTTACGGAAACTATTGATATATACAATGGTGCGGCAGATTATCTGAAAGAATATGATGCTTCAGAAAGAGATATGACAAAGTATGTTATAGGTGCTATCAGCAATATGGATACACCTCTGAATCCTAAGGCAAGAGGCTTGAGAAGTCTTTCAGCATATTTAGGAAACTATACCTTTGAAGATGTACAGAAGGAACGTGATGAGGTTCTTTCCTGCAATGTAGAGACTATCAGAAGTCTTGCACCTTATGCTGCAGCTATTCGCGACAGCGAAGTAGTAGTTGCTGTAGGAAGTGAAGAAAAAATCCGAAATAATGAGGATATTTTCAAGTCAACAAGAACATTGGCGTGA
- a CDS encoding patatin family protein: MTTTDFKNWNDYSKSAMVLEGGGSRGVFTAGVLDYFMEKNLFLPYVVGVSAGSCNAVDYASAQIGRTRETFIIPDRSKRLFSYSNIAKIGCFYDMKKAFETFPKEWFPFDFTEYQKRGMKTECVVTNIENGKAEYLSEYFDFERLMKICRASSTLPFAADPVKLDGRIYMDGGLADSIPYGRAIMLGYKKVVVIATREAGYRKDPENKFAALIKKKFAEYPKLVRAILSRPAVYNRQMSIMERLENEGRLFVIRPSEKVVGRTEQNVHKLEAFYEHGYNTAVDIYDDLITWLEK, encoded by the coding sequence ATGACAACTACTGATTTTAAAAACTGGAATGATTACAGTAAATCTGCGATGGTGCTTGAAGGCGGTGGTTCCAGAGGAGTATTTACTGCCGGAGTTCTTGACTACTTTATGGAAAAAAATCTTTTTCTTCCTTATGTAGTCGGGGTTTCTGCAGGATCATGCAATGCTGTGGATTATGCTTCAGCGCAGATTGGCAGAACAAGGGAAACATTTATAATTCCCGATAGATCAAAAAGACTTTTTTCATATTCCAATATTGCTAAAATCGGATGCTTTTATGATATGAAAAAAGCTTTTGAAACTTTTCCAAAAGAATGGTTTCCGTTCGATTTCACAGAATATCAGAAGCGTGGAATGAAGACAGAGTGCGTTGTTACAAATATAGAAAACGGCAAGGCAGAGTATTTAAGTGAATATTTTGATTTTGAACGACTTATGAAAATTTGCAGAGCGTCATCAACACTTCCGTTTGCTGCTGATCCAGTGAAATTAGATGGCAGGATTTATATGGATGGCGGACTGGCAGATTCCATTCCTTACGGAAGGGCAATAATGCTGGGTTATAAAAAAGTAGTTGTTATAGCTACAAGAGAAGCCGGATACAGAAAAGATCCTGAAAACAAATTTGCTGCTCTTATAAAAAAGAAATTTGCTGAATATCCAAAACTTGTAAGGGCAATCCTTTCAAGACCTGCTGTTTATAACAGACAGATGAGCATAATGGAAAGGCTGGAAAATGAAGGTCGCCTTTTTGTGATCCGTCCGAGCGAGAAGGTGGTTGGACGTACAGAGCAGAATGTCCATAAGCTCGAGGCATTTTATGAACATGGTTATAATACAGCCGTTGATATTTATGATGATCTGATCACATGGCTTGAAAAATAA